The Halanaerobium praevalens DSM 2228 genome contains a region encoding:
- a CDS encoding O-antigen polymerase — protein MTTKKKSINLKYNNLKLGEIYPSDIIITLIFCLIFISQYMGVGKVYYQLSLIILVFFLYFFNNKMINFIFKKNNFFLFFLIFSIPIVVLITIIDKRLGPLFFLINFLSSIILAIFLYIKTERSIKLSKRIFLFLVIWFIFEGLQHGFSPKNINHYFLNSSRNSVSMIFIFSCIFLYLSYLNGNKNISLLPSIVLLIIAFMSYGRSGIILSAVIFISIWVYINFDNLSSLKLTLFFICSILMLFLLINLGSYIFTNTRLSAGLESPRFLINEAYFNEIDIVNLIVGFDYRKISIISQYNNNPHNSFILLHYNIGLGSIFLLVVILIYFIKGLINYSLKNILIIIFCLVFLLRVFFDTIAFIGIYDFLFFYSLLSINRQLV, from the coding sequence ATGACTACTAAAAAAAAATCAATTAATCTAAAATATAATAATTTAAAATTAGGTGAAATTTATCCTTCGGATATTATAATAACTTTAATATTTTGTCTTATATTTATTTCGCAATATATGGGTGTAGGAAAAGTTTATTATCAACTTTCTCTAATAATCTTAGTTTTTTTTCTTTATTTTTTCAATAATAAAATGATTAATTTTATATTTAAAAAAAATAATTTTTTCTTATTTTTTTTAATTTTTTCTATCCCGATTGTTGTTTTAATTACTATTATTGATAAACGATTAGGTCCTTTATTTTTTTTAATTAATTTTTTATCTTCAATTATATTGGCAATTTTTTTATATATTAAAACAGAAAGATCAATAAAATTGTCTAAAAGAATATTTTTATTTTTGGTTATCTGGTTTATATTTGAAGGATTACAACATGGTTTTTCACCAAAAAATATTAATCATTATTTTTTAAACTCTTCTAGAAATTCTGTTAGTATGATTTTTATTTTTTCTTGCATATTCTTATATTTAAGTTATCTAAATGGCAACAAAAATATTAGTTTGTTACCAAGTATTGTATTATTAATAATAGCATTTATGTCGTATGGAAGATCTGGGATTATTTTGTCAGCTGTTATTTTTATTTCAATATGGGTTTATATTAATTTTGATAATTTGAGCTCATTAAAATTGACTTTGTTTTTTATTTGTTCAATTTTGATGTTATTTTTACTTATTAATCTTGGTTCTTATATATTTACAAACACAAGATTAAGTGCAGGATTAGAATCTCCAAGATTTTTAATTAATGAAGCTTATTTTAACGAAATAGATATTGTTAATTTAATTGTTGGATTTGATTATAGAAAAATATCTATAATATCCCAATATAACAATAATCCACATAATTCATTTATACTTTTGCATTATAATATTGGATTGGGTAGCATTTTTTTATTAGTAGTTATTTTGATATATTTTATAAAAGGCCTAATAAATTATTCATTAAAAAATATATTAATAATTATATTTTGTTTAGTTTTTTTATTAAGAGTTTTTTTTGATACTATTGCTTTTATAGGTATATATGATTTTTTATTTTTTTACAGTTTATTAAGTATTAATAGACAATTAGTCTAG
- a CDS encoding IS30 family transposase — protein MDYLNDTPKSLKNKHLNAFERGQIKLLHSEGLSPYAIGKRLGRAYNTIRNELKRGTVSQIKANKTVDIYFPDVGQRVYEENRKNCGPKFKLLKCEEFIEYVIDEFYEEDHSLDSIRGAAKRHNKFPDSEMVCTKTLYNYIDAGLLEIKNIDLPLKLKRSSKSNRVKQNKKKLGTSIDERPESVNDRNEFGHCEIDTVIGKKTKDEAALLTMIERTTRSQIIRKIADKTSYSDQETMTKLIKETGELFSKVFKSITSDNGSEFSELANIEEMADTKVYYTHPYSSWERGTNERHNGLIRRFIPKGRSINDFSIEAIARIQNWCNNLPRKILGYLTPNEAFEDQLRQIIYN, from the coding sequence ATGGACTACTTAAATGATACACCAAAATCTCTAAAAAATAAACACCTAAATGCTTTTGAACGCGGCCAAATTAAATTATTACATTCTGAAGGTCTCTCACCTTATGCCATTGGTAAACGCCTAGGTAGAGCTTATAACACAATTAGAAATGAATTAAAAAGGGGCACAGTTTCTCAAATCAAAGCTAATAAAACCGTTGATATTTACTTCCCTGATGTTGGGCAAAGAGTTTATGAAGAAAATCGTAAAAACTGTGGACCAAAGTTTAAACTTCTAAAATGTGAAGAATTCATTGAATATGTCATAGATGAATTCTATGAAGAAGATCATTCACTTGACTCTATTCGCGGCGCAGCTAAACGGCATAATAAATTCCCAGATTCAGAGATGGTCTGTACCAAAACTCTCTATAATTATATAGATGCTGGACTGCTTGAGATTAAAAATATTGATTTACCCTTGAAACTAAAACGATCTTCAAAATCCAATCGTGTTAAACAGAATAAAAAGAAACTGGGTACCAGCATTGATGAAAGACCTGAAAGCGTTAATGACCGCAATGAATTTGGCCACTGCGAAATTGATACTGTAATTGGTAAAAAGACTAAAGATGAAGCAGCTCTACTTACTATGATAGAACGAACAACTCGCTCACAAATCATTCGTAAGATTGCTGACAAAACATCTTATTCAGACCAGGAAACAATGACAAAGCTAATTAAAGAAACTGGAGAGCTTTTTTCCAAAGTCTTTAAAAGTATTACTAGTGACAATGGTTCTGAATTCTCAGAGCTAGCAAATATAGAAGAAATGGCTGACACAAAAGTTTATTACACTCACCCATATTCATCCTGGGAGAGAGGCACAAATGAACGTCATAATGGCTTGATAAGAAGATTTATACCTAAAGGTAGAAGCATAAATGACTTCTCAATTGAAGCTATTGCTAGAATTCAAAATTGGTGTAATAATTTGCCAAGAAAAATCTTAGGATATTTAACACCTAATGAAGCTTTTGAAGATCAGCTAAGACAAATTATATACAATTAA
- a CDS encoding NAD-dependent epimerase/dehydratase family protein, which translates to MKSLITGAAGFIGSTLTEKLLKEGHQVIGVDCFIDYYDRSLKENNMSSFIDHENFTLIEYNINELDLKSLLKDVDYIFHQAAQAGVRSSWGEDFEIYTHNNIMGTQRLLEAARGSNIKKFVYASSSSVYGDTDKLPMKETNRLQPVSPYGVSKLAGENLCYLYYKNFNVPTVSLRYFTVFGERQRPDMAFHIFIKAILQDKKLTIFGDGKQSRNFTHVDDIVKANILAAESDVEGENFNIGGDGKRVVLNDAISLMEKIIGKKANREYQKVVKGDVKHTSADTSKAKKLLNYEAEIKFENGLEREINSLKNLYSKLY; encoded by the coding sequence ATGAAGTCATTAATAACAGGTGCAGCAGGTTTCATTGGGTCAACTTTAACAGAAAAACTACTTAAAGAAGGACATCAGGTTATTGGTGTTGATTGTTTTATTGATTATTATGATCGTTCTTTAAAAGAAAATAATATGAGTTCATTTATTGATCATGAGAATTTTACTTTAATTGAATATAATATAAATGAACTTGATTTAAAATCTTTATTAAAAGATGTAGATTATATATTTCATCAGGCTGCGCAGGCGGGTGTAAGATCAAGTTGGGGCGAAGACTTTGAGATTTATACTCATAACAATATAATGGGAACTCAAAGACTACTGGAAGCAGCAAGAGGGAGTAATATTAAAAAGTTTGTTTATGCTTCTTCTTCTTCAGTATATGGTGATACAGATAAACTGCCTATGAAAGAAACAAATAGATTACAGCCAGTTTCTCCTTATGGAGTTTCTAAATTAGCAGGAGAGAATTTATGTTATTTATATTATAAGAATTTTAATGTACCAACAGTGTCATTGAGATATTTCACTGTTTTTGGAGAAAGACAGAGACCGGATATGGCCTTTCATATTTTCATTAAAGCTATTTTGCAGGATAAGAAACTAACTATTTTTGGTGATGGTAAACAATCAAGAAATTTTACTCATGTAGATGATATAGTAAAAGCCAATATCTTAGCTGCAGAAAGCGATGTTGAAGGAGAAAATTTTAATATTGGAGGAGATGGTAAGAGAGTAGTTTTAAATGATGCTATAAGTTTAATGGAAAAAATTATAGGGAAAAAAGCAAACAGAGAGTATCAGAAAGTTGTCAAAGGTGATGTAAAGCATACTTCTGCTGATACATCAAAAGCTAAAAAACTATTAAATTACGAAGCTGAAATTAAGTTTGAGAATGGATTAGAAAGAGAAATTAATTCTTTAAAGAATTTATATAGCAAATTATATTAA
- a CDS encoding glycosyltransferase: MKSIMFLVPYLFLGGAETQFRNLIKGLAKKNYQITVFVLLKEEKNFLENFDNVQIKFIGFKFNKKYKNNFLKLVSYLFNYLYVSLFFLFHFLFNKYDLVISYSMILTPFIPILKLFNKKLIYSVRTASDKLYNRKYLSFLYNIADIITCNSPTTEEILKDLGVNNVKTILNGVNFNDKSNVSIKKNKNIEDIYIIARIHPIKNQLVALKALKAMKNRKIFLVGSVTDTKYYNQLLEYINKNNLKDRVFFEGFVKNISEVYRKADLIILPSYEEGLPNVILESFLYKRYCIASNISANKFILSGRGGLFNPDNYKELVEEIINFENKTKNEKKNILLENHYFLKNKFSIKRLVNEYESLFKEDEL; encoded by the coding sequence ATGAAAAGTATAATGTTTTTAGTTCCCTATTTATTCCTAGGAGGGGCTGAAACTCAATTTAGAAATTTAATAAAAGGTTTAGCTAAAAAAAATTATCAAATAACTGTTTTTGTTTTATTGAAAGAAGAAAAAAATTTTTTAGAAAATTTTGATAATGTACAGATTAAATTCATTGGATTTAAATTTAATAAAAAGTATAAAAATAATTTCTTAAAACTGGTATCTTATTTATTTAATTATTTATATGTTTCATTATTTTTTCTTTTTCATTTTTTATTTAATAAATATGACTTAGTTATATCTTATAGTATGATATTAACCCCATTTATTCCTATATTAAAATTATTCAATAAAAAATTAATTTACTCTGTGAGAACTGCAAGTGATAAATTGTATAATCGAAAATATCTTTCATTTCTATATAATATAGCAGATATAATAACTTGTAATAGTCCTACAACTGAAGAAATATTAAAAGATTTGGGAGTGAATAATGTAAAAACTATTCTAAATGGTGTTAATTTTAATGATAAGAGTAATGTTTCTATAAAAAAAAACAAAAATATTGAAGACATCTATATAATTGCTCGAATACATCCAATAAAAAATCAGCTAGTAGCTTTAAAAGCATTAAAAGCAATGAAGAACAGAAAAATATTCTTGGTAGGTAGTGTAACAGATACAAAATATTATAATCAATTATTAGAATATATAAATAAAAACAATCTCAAAGATAGAGTTTTTTTTGAAGGCTTTGTAAAAAATATTTCTGAAGTTTATAGAAAAGCTGATCTAATAATATTACCATCTTATGAAGAAGGGTTACCAAATGTTATTTTAGAATCTTTTTTATATAAGAGATATTGTATAGCTTCTAATATTTCAGCTAATAAGTTCATTTTGTCTGGAAGAGGCGGGTTATTTAATCCTGACAATTATAAAGAGTTAGTTGAAGAAATAATTAATTTTGAAAATAAAACTAAAAATGAAAAAAAGAATATTTTATTAGAAAACCATTATTTTTTAAAGAATAAATTTTCGATTAAGAGATTAGTAAATGAATATGAAAGTTTATTTAAAGAGGATGAGTTATAG
- a CDS encoding glycosyltransferase yields the protein MKVLQINKLYYPFTGGVEQVAYDISNELGKRVDMNVLVANDKFKKSRELINGANVTRSASIGRYFSMPVAPKFPLELKKINADIFHYHLPFPLGVVSDLMVNPNGKKIVTWHSDIVKQKNILKFYKPFLNKFLNKVDKIVTTSPNMIENSPFLQEYKNKCKVIPLGINPQDFELTNYIKGKKEEIKKTYKEPIIFFVGRLVYYKGIEVLIRAMENIDAQLLIGGTGPLEDELKNLVNSLDLNDNIEFLGFVKDKDLAAYYHASDFFVLPSVASSEAFGIVQLEAQACGKPVISTNLLTGVPYANKDQETGIVVEPNSIEELHKAIQRLLNDDSLRSNLGENAKKRVNEKFTIKKMGEAYFDLYNELLNQ from the coding sequence ATGAAAGTATTACAAATCAATAAATTATATTATCCTTTTACAGGAGGAGTAGAACAAGTTGCTTATGATATTAGCAATGAATTAGGTAAAAGAGTAGATATGAATGTATTAGTTGCTAACGACAAATTTAAGAAAAGTAGGGAATTAATAAACGGAGCTAATGTTACCCGTTCAGCTAGTATAGGTAGATATTTTTCGATGCCTGTTGCTCCCAAATTTCCATTAGAGTTAAAAAAAATTAATGCTGATATTTTTCATTATCATTTACCATTTCCGTTAGGGGTAGTTTCAGATTTAATGGTTAATCCTAATGGTAAAAAAATTGTGACCTGGCACAGTGATATTGTTAAACAAAAAAATATCTTAAAATTTTATAAGCCATTTTTAAATAAATTTTTAAATAAAGTAGATAAAATTGTTACAACTTCTCCCAATATGATTGAGAATTCTCCTTTTTTGCAAGAATATAAAAATAAATGTAAAGTCATTCCTTTAGGCATAAATCCTCAAGATTTTGAGTTAACTAATTATATTAAAGGAAAAAAAGAAGAAATAAAAAAAACATATAAGGAACCAATAATATTCTTTGTTGGTCGTTTAGTTTATTATAAGGGAATTGAAGTTTTAATAAGGGCTATGGAAAATATCGATGCACAATTATTAATTGGTGGTACAGGGCCTCTGGAAGATGAATTAAAAAATTTAGTTAATTCTTTGGATTTGAATGATAATATAGAGTTTTTAGGTTTTGTTAAAGATAAAGACTTAGCTGCATATTATCATGCAAGTGATTTCTTTGTTTTACCTTCAGTTGCTTCAAGTGAAGCTTTTGGAATTGTACAGTTAGAAGCCCAGGCCTGTGGGAAACCTGTTATATCAACTAATCTACTTACTGGAGTTCCATATGCAAATAAAGACCAGGAAACAGGAATAGTTGTGGAACCAAATTCAATAGAGGAGTTACATAAAGCAATACAAAGATTGCTAAATGATGATTCTCTAAGAAGTAATTTAGGAGAAAATGCCAAAAAGCGTGTCAATGAAAAGTTTACTATAAAAAAAATGGGAGAAGCATATTTTGATTTGTATAATGAATTATTGAATCAGTAA
- a CDS encoding mannose-1-phosphate guanylyltransferase has translation MLTALIMAGGEGTRFWPLSRKDNPKQFLKLNDDQKTMLQETVERIKELVPIEQVFIATNAAYQEAIKKQLDGIPLENIIVEPMKRNTAACIGLSSVVIENKYPGSTMIVLPADHLIKDEKKFIDILSKAVMTAATGKNLVTLGIKPTHPETGYGYIHYGNHLHTIDGDQVFEVQNFTEKPDLDTAKEFLEAGNYLWNSGMFIWQLDSILYNIEKHLPEMYESLLKIQKALGTDAEKKVIKNEFEQIESVSIDYGIMERADDIFVIPSSFGWDDLGSWPALERVKKVDDDGNVVIGKHYGIDTTNSIIHSPNKVVTTIGLDEVVIVDTEDAILICDKKRAQEVKEIRNILAEDGLEDCL, from the coding sequence ATGCTAACAGCACTAATTATGGCTGGAGGAGAAGGAACAAGGTTCTGGCCTTTAAGTAGAAAAGATAACCCTAAACAATTTTTAAAATTAAATGATGACCAAAAAACAATGCTGCAGGAGACTGTAGAAAGAATAAAAGAACTTGTGCCTATTGAACAGGTCTTTATAGCTACCAATGCAGCTTATCAGGAAGCTATTAAAAAGCAGCTGGATGGAATACCTTTAGAAAATATAATAGTAGAACCAATGAAAAGAAACACAGCTGCCTGTATAGGACTTTCTTCAGTAGTCATAGAAAATAAATATCCTGGTTCAACAATGATTGTTTTACCTGCAGATCATTTAATCAAAGATGAAAAGAAATTTATTGATATTTTATCTAAAGCAGTAATGACAGCTGCAACCGGCAAAAATCTTGTTACCTTAGGTATTAAACCAACTCATCCAGAAACAGGTTATGGATATATTCATTATGGTAATCACTTACATACGATAGATGGAGATCAGGTATTTGAAGTTCAAAACTTTACTGAAAAACCTGATTTAGATACTGCTAAAGAATTTCTAGAAGCTGGTAATTATCTCTGGAACAGCGGTATGTTTATCTGGCAGCTGGACAGTATCCTATATAATATAGAAAAACATCTACCTGAGATGTATGAGTCTTTATTAAAGATACAAAAGGCTTTAGGAACAGATGCAGAAAAGAAAGTTATTAAAAATGAATTTGAACAGATAGAAAGTGTATCTATAGACTATGGAATCATGGAAAGGGCAGATGATATCTTTGTTATTCCTTCTTCTTTTGGCTGGGATGATTTAGGCAGCTGGCCGGCTCTGGAGAGAGTCAAAAAGGTAGATGATGATGGTAATGTTGTAATTGGTAAACATTACGGTATAGACACTACTAATTCTATTATTCATAGTCCAAACAAGGTAGTAACTACCATTGGACTTGATGAGGTAGTTATTGTGGATACAGAGGATGCTATTTTAATCTGTGATAAAAAGCGGGCGCAGGAAGTTAAAGAGATCAGAAATATTCTGGCTGAAGATGGTCTGGAAGATTGTTTATAA
- the dcd gene encoding dCTP deaminase, with the protein MSIISKEKINNSLTSKAENSLTITPILDSEKQIGESTIDLRLGTKFEVDMRTRKPFFDPLSDKRPIETFFQDTYRNFGEKFILYPQQLVLASTFEYVKLPDDLFGIVFTRSSWNRLGLNISSVLQSGYAGVINLELVNNSSNPIALYPGLRIVQLILFSVDGEKREAYYRDSISKYVANSDPDLSSISEDEDLQVLKNKFPINS; encoded by the coding sequence ATGTCAATTATCTCAAAGGAAAAAATTAATAATTCATTGACTTCAAAAGCTGAAAACAGCTTAACTATTACTCCAATTCTTGATAGTGAAAAACAAATTGGTGAAAGTACAATTGATTTAAGGCTGGGAACCAAGTTTGAAGTCGATATGCGGACACGAAAGCCATTTTTCGATCCTTTAAGTGATAAAAGGCCAATTGAAACTTTTTTTCAGGATACTTACCGCAATTTTGGTGAAAAATTCATATTATATCCCCAGCAGCTGGTACTTGCTTCAACATTCGAATATGTCAAACTACCCGATGATTTATTTGGAATAGTTTTTACTCGTTCTTCCTGGAACAGATTGGGTTTAAATATTTCTTCTGTTTTACAGTCTGGATATGCTGGAGTAATTAATTTAGAGTTAGTTAATAATTCTTCTAATCCGATCGCATTATATCCAGGCTTGAGAATTGTGCAATTGATTTTATTTTCTGTAGATGGTGAAAAAAGAGAAGCTTATTATAGGGATTCTATTTCTAAATATGTTGCTAATTCTGATCCGGATTTATCGAGTATTTCTGAGGATGAAGATCTTCAAGTATTGAAAAATAAGTTTCCGATTAATTCTTGA
- a CDS encoding UvrD-helicase domain-containing protein encodes MIIRIIKAIINLFKRKSKRKIELEKEKEYIENQIKKYHDLFHNYGEYPLNRKQQEAVVKNQRYNQVIAAAGTGKTTVLAYRIKYLIEEGIEPARILAITYSNKAAEEMQIRLKEKFNITEVNVNTIHSFANSIVKEESNYKLSTVDPNDITNIVEEGYNQFLNSSQEFRGYFYKFLSHQDDEYLDEADFEEKTEYLAAMRTKKYETLKGEKVRSRAEKAIADFFFLYNIKYRYEKIADWADKSDDKVVYQPDFCLPEYDIYLEHLGVNRKNEVPEWFEWSSEEYLAKRKWAQAQFKKHNKTLLETFDYDYQEGNLEAILKEKLKRNRVKLKKRNFEEFLDAVNDVNSYTLLDDYKKFINTAKTNNVKVDQIEALLTRGFEKQYYFAKSAAMLYQYYEDYLEENRKIDFNDMIYKAAAILKENLRKYQKRYDHLLVDEFQDVSLGHIEIIKQFFEEDSKVKLFCVGDDWQSIYSFQGSDPKYFIDFEKYFGKAAKTYLVDNYRCPKSVLEAGNSLIDNNKHKIEKKVKANNPAETIPKLHILSDSNRYKHRVTNYTVNLVKKYLSDENEPKDIMIICRYDGAAPFLESIKEKLKEDEISYIGKGDDYYNAESNSQRPENAVSIFSVHQSKGREADNVILLHMVKDDNFSFPTVDKESKLIEPVKLNKINHLEEERRLFYVAITRASKNLDILTQSNNMSPFVKEIESHLEKAESLNLSNIQKNKGFDLTAKIYRLWDSNSDKIRQRGMLETRTEEIIHFLAWESCDLKELEENIWYKLRNLKLKEYQGKKQIQFTAKTEIVELYQE; translated from the coding sequence ATGATAATAAGAATAATAAAAGCAATCATCAACCTATTTAAGCGAAAATCAAAAAGAAAAATTGAATTAGAAAAAGAAAAAGAATACATAGAAAATCAGATTAAAAAATATCATGATCTTTTTCATAACTATGGAGAATATCCTTTAAATAGGAAACAGCAGGAAGCTGTTGTTAAAAATCAAAGGTATAATCAGGTGATTGCAGCTGCAGGAACAGGGAAGACTACAGTTTTAGCTTACAGAATTAAATATTTAATCGAAGAAGGTATTGAGCCCGCAAGAATATTAGCAATTACTTATTCAAATAAAGCAGCAGAAGAGATGCAGATTAGACTTAAGGAAAAATTTAATATTACTGAGGTCAATGTAAATACTATTCACTCTTTTGCCAACAGTATAGTTAAGGAAGAAAGTAATTATAAGCTTTCTACAGTTGATCCGAATGATATTACCAACATAGTTGAAGAAGGATATAATCAGTTTTTAAATTCTAGTCAGGAGTTCAGAGGATATTTTTACAAATTTTTAAGCCATCAGGATGATGAATATCTTGATGAAGCTGATTTTGAAGAAAAAACAGAATATCTTGCTGCAATGAGAACAAAAAAATATGAAACTCTTAAAGGAGAAAAAGTAAGATCAAGGGCTGAAAAAGCTATAGCAGATTTTTTCTTTTTATATAACATTAAATATCGGTACGAAAAAATTGCTGACTGGGCTGATAAAAGCGATGACAAAGTTGTCTATCAGCCTGATTTTTGTTTGCCGGAATATGATATTTATCTTGAGCACTTAGGAGTAAATAGAAAGAATGAGGTTCCAGAATGGTTTGAGTGGAGCTCTGAAGAATATTTAGCCAAAAGGAAATGGGCACAAGCTCAATTTAAAAAACATAACAAGACTTTGTTAGAAACTTTTGATTATGATTACCAGGAAGGTAATTTAGAAGCTATTTTAAAAGAAAAATTAAAAAGAAATAGAGTTAAGCTTAAAAAGAGAAATTTCGAAGAATTTCTGGATGCTGTAAATGATGTTAATAGCTACACTTTACTTGATGATTATAAAAAGTTTATTAATACTGCTAAAACAAATAATGTAAAAGTTGATCAAATTGAAGCTTTATTAACACGAGGTTTTGAAAAACAGTATTACTTTGCTAAAAGTGCAGCTATGTTATATCAGTATTATGAAGATTATCTAGAAGAAAACAGGAAAATTGACTTTAATGATATGATATATAAGGCAGCTGCTATTCTAAAGGAAAATCTTCGAAAATATCAAAAGCGATATGATCACCTGTTAGTTGATGAATTTCAGGATGTGTCTCTGGGTCATATTGAAATCATTAAACAATTTTTTGAGGAGGACTCTAAAGTTAAATTATTTTGTGTTGGAGATGACTGGCAAAGTATTTATTCTTTTCAGGGCTCTGACCCAAAGTACTTTATAGATTTTGAAAAATATTTTGGTAAAGCTGCTAAAACTTATCTTGTTGATAATTATCGCTGTCCTAAATCAGTACTTGAAGCTGGTAATTCTTTAATAGATAATAACAAACATAAAATTGAGAAAAAAGTTAAGGCGAATAATCCAGCAGAAACTATTCCTAAATTACATATTTTATCAGATAGTAATCGTTATAAACATCGAGTAACAAATTATACAGTTAATCTAGTTAAGAAATATCTATCTGATGAAAATGAACCAAAAGATATAATGATAATCTGTCGCTATGATGGAGCAGCACCTTTTCTGGAATCAATAAAAGAAAAACTTAAAGAAGATGAAATTTCTTATATTGGCAAAGGTGATGACTATTATAATGCGGAAAGTAATAGTCAGAGGCCGGAAAATGCTGTTTCAATCTTTTCAGTACATCAATCCAAAGGTCGAGAAGCAGATAATGTTATTTTATTACATATGGTAAAAGATGATAACTTTAGTTTCCCAACAGTAGACAAGGAAAGCAAATTAATTGAGCCGGTTAAACTTAATAAAATTAATCATTTAGAAGAAGAAAGGCGGCTTTTTTATGTAGCAATAACCAGAGCAAGCAAAAATCTTGATATTTTAACTCAATCAAATAATATGTCACCATTTGTTAAGGAAATTGAAAGTCATCTTGAAAAAGCTGAAAGCCTAAATCTTTCCAACATTCAAAAGAATAAAGGTTTTGATTTAACAGCTAAAATCTACAGGCTCTGGGATTCAAATAGTGATAAAATCAGGCAGCGCGGGATGCTGGAGACCAGAACAGAGGAAATAATTCATTTTCTTGCCTGGGAAAGCTGTGACTTAAAAGAGTTAGAAGAAAATATATGGTATAAACTAAGAAATTTAAAACTAAAAGAATATCAAGGTAAGAAACAAATTCAATTTACTGCAAAGACAGAAATAGTTGAACTTTACCAGGAATGA
- a CDS encoding sugar transferase yields MKTRELIINSIRIIGDIIFVNLAFLLTFKIRFGASIPAQNYKAYIELVPYISIFAVLLFQMYNLYSNQLKRRIDEIFYTFIPASFIMVLFVGTVSYLTHSLAFPRSVFFISFPVLFVTMVAWRYLTLACERLVSKKEEIIIVGRGENTAKLIKNIAHSMHKSYNIKNVIIDKSDYLNDLNYIEFNLFSKFDNLEVSLMEMDADIIFIASDLSEEEKKSAFYAALEKDWEVSLVPEFYEIMLSGSRLEQIGEMPVFEIIPPHKSIGFFFKRMIDITLSTIGLLLSLPLTLPAAATVKLGSKGPLFFTQERVSRRGEKFEVYKFRTMVNNAEKNTGPVLARKNDSRVTKVGKFLRKTRIDEIPQLLNVLKGDMSLVGPRPERPHFVGQFEKEIPHYKYRHYIKTGITGLAQVYGYYDTDAEDKLRMDLLYANKRSFIFDLKILLETLKVIFMGHKAN; encoded by the coding sequence ATGAAGACTAGAGAGTTAATTATTAATTCAATTAGAATTATAGGAGATATTATTTTTGTTAATTTAGCCTTTTTACTTACTTTTAAAATCCGTTTTGGAGCTTCTATACCTGCTCAAAACTATAAAGCTTACATAGAATTAGTACCTTACATTTCTATTTTTGCAGTGCTTTTATTTCAGATGTATAATCTTTACAGCAATCAATTAAAAAGAAGAATAGATGAGATATTTTATACCTTTATTCCAGCAAGCTTTATTATGGTCTTATTTGTAGGAACAGTAAGCTATCTTACCCATTCTTTAGCGTTTCCGCGTTCAGTCTTTTTTATTTCTTTTCCGGTGCTTTTTGTAACTATGGTTGCCTGGCGTTATCTTACCTTAGCTTGTGAGCGTCTAGTTTCTAAAAAAGAAGAAATAATTATTGTGGGGAGAGGTGAAAATACTGCCAAATTAATTAAAAACATAGCACATTCGATGCACAAAAGCTATAATATCAAGAATGTTATAATTGATAAGTCCGATTATCTTAATGATTTAAATTACATAGAATTTAATCTTTTTAGTAAATTTGATAATTTGGAAGTCAGTTTAATGGAAATGGATGCCGATATAATTTTTATTGCTTCTGATCTAAGTGAAGAAGAGAAAAAATCAGCCTTTTATGCAGCTTTGGAAAAAGACTGGGAAGTTTCTTTAGTGCCAGAATTTTATGAGATTATGCTCTCTGGGTCCAGACTTGAGCAGATTGGAGAAATGCCAGTCTTCGAAATTATACCTCCTCATAAATCCATTGGTTTTTTCTTTAAGAGAATGATAGATATAACCCTCTCTACTATTGGATTGCTTTTGAGTTTGCCTTTAACTCTACCTGCTGCAGCAACAGTTAAATTAGGTAGTAAGGGCCCTCTATTTTTTACCCAAGAACGGGTTAGTCGCCGCGGGGAAAAATTTGAAGTTTACAAATTTAGGACTATGGTTAATAATGCTGAAAAGAATACAGGTCCTGTTTTAGCTAGGAAAAATGATAGTCGAGTCACAAAAGTAGGAAAGTTTTTGAGAAAGACCAGGATAGATGAGATACCACAGCTGCTTAATGTTTTAAAAGGTGATATGAGTCTAGTTGGTCCAAGACCAGAAAGACCGCATTTTGTCGGCCAGTTTGAAAAAGAAATACCACATTATAAATACCGCCATTATATTAAAACAGGGATTACAGGTTTAGCTCAGGTTTATGGTTATTATGATACTGATGCCGAAGATAAACTCAGGATGGACCTCTTATATGCAAATAAGCGCTCTTTTATCTTCGATTTGAAGATTTTATTAGAAACTTTAAAAGTTATTTTTATGGGACATAAGGCAAATTAA